The proteins below come from a single Aptenodytes patagonicus chromosome 20, bAptPat1.pri.cur, whole genome shotgun sequence genomic window:
- the LOC143169560 gene encoding LOW QUALITY PROTEIN: olfactory receptor 6F1-like (The sequence of the model RefSeq protein was modified relative to this genomic sequence to represent the inferred CDS: inserted 1 base in 1 codon) encodes MFSLSQGDHGFLWRMVHEEMSFGSFPLAELMDLNTWGHMANGTSAEEFVLLGFPCTWHSRVSLVVVFALTYSLTVTGNASSIALVWMNSNLRSPMYFFLCNLSFLVIWYTTGVGPKAIGVMQGTSQTTSFSVCILQLSFLLSLGSTECFILSVMGYDCYRAIRYPLRYSSVMNSVLSARLALSSRLGGFLAISLLAFLTSRLMFCGPDVINHFPCNIDSCLALSCSDTWPVELATFLVSVIIVVASCVLTLVSYMSIPSSMLRIQSAHGQKKDFSICSAHLGVIAIWYGSTMFLYVKPSAQXSLDLNKLINTFNRVVTSLLNPFIYTLRNKEVKQALGWAFQNK; translated from the exons ATGTTCTCCCTCAGCCAAGGGGACCATGGCTTCCTCTGGAGGATGGTGCATGAAGAGATGTCGTTTGGATCATTTCCATTGGCTGAGCTG aTGGATCTCAACACTTGGGGGCACATGGCAAATGGGACGAGTGCGGAAGAAtttgtccttcttggctttcCATGCACGTGGCATTCCCGGGTCTCCCTTGTGGTGGTATTTGCACTGACGTACTCCCTGACAGTAACAGGCAATGCGTCCAGCATAGCCCTCGTGTGGATGAACAGCAACCTCCGTAGCCcaatgtactttttcctctgtaatctcTCCTTTCTGGTGATCTGGTACACTACGGGTGTTGGTCCCAAAGCCATAGGAGTCATGCAGGGGACTAGCCAGACCACCTCCTTCAGTGTCTGCATCCTCCAgttgtcctttcttctctccctaggCTCCACTGAGtgttttatcctttctgtcaTGGGCTACGACTGCTACAGAGCCATACGCTACCCCTTGAGATACAGCTCCGTCATGAACAGTGTCCTCTCTGCTCGGCTGGCGCTCAGCTCCCGGCTGGGAGGCTTTCTGGCCATCTCACTGCTGGCCTTTCTGACATCCAGGCTGATGTTCTGTGGGCCAGATGTCATCAATCATTTCCCCTGCAATATAGATTCCTGCCTTGCCCTCTCCTGCAGTGACACGTGGCCCGTGGAGCTAGCGACCTTCCTTGTCTCCGTAATTATTGTGGTGGCCTCCTGTGTGCTCACCCTGGTCTCCTACATGTCCATCCCCTCTTCCATGCTGAGAATCCAGTCAGCCCATGGCCAGAAGaaggacttttccatttgctctgcccaTCTCGGTGTCATCGCGATCTGGTATggctccaccatgttcctgtatgtcaagccatcggccc actccctggatctgaacaaactcatcaatacctttaacagagttgtaacttctttgttgaaccccttcatttacacactcaggaacaaggaagtgaagcaagctctggggtgggctttccagaacaaatga